The following DNA comes from Desulfobaculum xiamenense.
CGCGCCGTTCCTTTTTCAAACCCCTTGCACACACGATGAAAACCATGTCCGTCTGGGCCGTCATTGTCGCCGCAGGTCAGGGAACCCGTCTCGCGCGGGCGGGCCTGTCCACACGCAAGCAGTTCATCCCCTTCGAGGGCGCGCCGCTGTTCTGGAAGAGCGCCCGGACGCTGGCGCGGGTCTCCCGCGTGAAGGGACTCGTCTTCGTCCTTCCCGAAGCGGAATTCGAGGAATACGCCGCCATCGTGCGCGACCTCGCCAGCAGGGACGACATCGTCCTCCCCTGCCTCACCGTCCCCGGCGGCGAACGCCGTCAGGACTCCGTGCTGAACGGACTTCGCGCCATTGCCGAAACCTGCGACACCGTCCTCGTGCATGACGCCGCCCGCCCCTTCGCCGGGGCGCAGCTCGCCAACCGCCTCATCGACGCCGTCGAGCAGGGCGATGTGGCCGCCATCCCCGCCATTTCCGTCACGGACACCATAAAGCGCGTCACGCCCGAGGGGCTGGTGGCAGAGACTCTCCACCGTGCGGAACTTTGCGCGGTGCAGACGCCGCAGGCCTTTGCGCTGCCCACCCTTATCGCCGCGCACGAGTTCTGCAACGCCAAAGGGCTCGACGTCACGGACGACGCCTCCATGATTGAGGCCGCAGGCGGAGCCGTACGCGTCGTCCCCGGCGAGGAGACCAACATCAAGATCACGAATCCGGAGGATCTGCGCATGCTCACCGACAACGCGCCAGCCCCGCTGCCCTGCGTCGGCTGGGGGTACGACGTCCACA
Coding sequences within:
- the ispD gene encoding 2-C-methyl-D-erythritol 4-phosphate cytidylyltransferase, producing the protein MSVWAVIVAAGQGTRLARAGLSTRKQFIPFEGAPLFWKSARTLARVSRVKGLVFVLPEAEFEEYAAIVRDLASRDDIVLPCLTVPGGERRQDSVLNGLRAIAETCDTVLVHDAARPFAGAQLANRLIDAVEQGDVAAIPAISVTDTIKRVTPEGLVAETLHRAELCAVQTPQAFALPTLIAAHEFCNAKGLDVTDDASMIEAAGGAVRVVPGEETNIKITNPEDLRMLTDNAPAPLPCVGWGYDVHKYGLGRPMKIGGVPIDGGPQVVAHSDGDVLLHALTDALLGCLGKGDIGQHFPDTDKAFSNIESAVLVNEVLTMAEEAELELCHVDLTVIAQIPKLSPYRERIRDNVARLLRIDAQRVNFKATTEEGLGFTGEKLGIKAVACVTALRHG